A portion of the Cervus elaphus chromosome X, mCerEla1.1, whole genome shotgun sequence genome contains these proteins:
- the TSC22D3 gene encoding TSC22 domain family protein 3 isoform X8: MDLVKNHLMYAVREEVEILKEQIRELVEKNSQLERENTLLKTLASPEQLEKFQSRLSPEEPAPETPETPEAPGGSAV; the protein is encoded by the coding sequence GATCTAGTGAAGAATCATCTGATGTATGCTGTGAGAGAGGAGGTGGAGATCCTGAAGGAGCAGATCCGGGAGCTGGTGGAGAAGAACTCCCAGCTGGAGCGGGAGAATACTCTCTTGAAGACCCTGGCGAGCCCAGAGCAGCTGGAGAAGTTCCAGTCCCGTCTGAGCCCCGAGGAGCCAGCTCCCGAAACCCCAGAAACCCCCGAGGCCCCCGGTGGTTCTGCGGTGTAA